One part of the Methanocalculus alkaliphilus genome encodes these proteins:
- a CDS encoding archaellin/type IV pilin N-terminal domain-containing protein, with amino-acid sequence MTLRRNEDAFTGLEAAIVLIAFIVVAAVFSYVMLGAGFFTTQKSQETVYSAIGQAGTNMEVSGPVILETNTDSQVKSVAFTLILAAGGMPVDMKRVTYTVSTQTSIDDLTLNDAAVDMSKHNANDNDLLERGEIAEITITGSSVGNIKANLPFTIEVKPSTGAALPITRFAPLSFGKNAFYEVY; translated from the coding sequence ATGACGTTACGAAGAAATGAGGATGCCTTCACCGGCCTTGAGGCCGCAATCGTTCTGATTGCGTTCATCGTGGTCGCTGCGGTCTTCTCGTATGTTATGCTCGGCGCAGGGTTCTTCACAACCCAGAAGAGCCAGGAGACGGTCTACTCCGCTATCGGACAGGCTGGTACGAATATGGAGGTCTCCGGACCGGTTATTCTAGAAACAAACACTGATTCACAAGTGAAGAGTGTGGCCTTTACACTTATCCTTGCTGCAGGCGGGATGCCGGTTGACATGAAGAGGGTGACCTATACAGTCTCCACTCAGACAAGCATTGATGATCTGACATTAAATGATGCTGCTGTTGATATGAGTAAGCACAACGCTAATGACAACGATCTCCTTGAGCGGGGGGAGATAGCGGAAATTACGATAACCGGCTCTAGTGTCGGAAATATAAAAGCAAATCTCCCGTTCACCATTGAAGTGAAACCCTCAACCGGAGCTGCACTCCCGATTACCCGGTTTGCACCACTCTCATTTGGGAAGAACGCTTTTTATGAGGTCTACTGA
- a CDS encoding archaellin/type IV pilin N-terminal domain-containing protein, whose protein sequence is MMKRRNDNAFTGLEAAIVLIAFVVVAAVFSYVMLGAGFFTAQKSQEVVHTGIGQASSSIEVVGDVYGIAQTGATYLDTVRFSIGLTSGMSPMNISAMRVHYTDATARHQITFNNDKSVTATLIDGETPDTGWVIKRVENRDTAINEPKDRVLRPGEKFLLEMKVPTSATPNTRFTITMQPEVGALTTIIRTVPASIYPVNVLR, encoded by the coding sequence ATGATGAAAAGAAGAAATGATAATGCATTTACCGGCCTTGAAGCTGCTATCGTCCTGATCGCCTTCGTCGTCGTCGCCGCAGTCTTCTCATATGTGATGCTCGGTGCAGGATTCTTCACTGCACAGAAGAGCCAGGAGGTTGTTCACACAGGTATCGGCCAGGCATCATCCAGCATTGAAGTTGTCGGCGATGTGTATGGAATTGCTCAAACTGGAGCAACATATTTGGATACAGTTCGATTCAGCATTGGCCTGACATCAGGCATGTCGCCAATGAACATCTCCGCTATGAGAGTTCACTATACGGATGCAACAGCGAGACATCAAATAACATTTAATAATGATAAATCCGTTACAGCAACTTTAATTGATGGGGAAACACCTGATACTGGGTGGGTTATCAAAAGAGTTGAGAACAGAGATACCGCTATCAACGAGCCTAAGGACAGAGTACTCAGACCGGGAGAGAAGTTCCTCCTTGAGATGAAGGTGCCAACCTCAGCAACACCAAATACCCGGTTTACAATAACCATGCAACCCGAGGTTGGGGCACTGACAACCATTATCCGGACAGTTCCAGCATCGATCTACCCGGTGAACGTTCTCAGGTAA
- a CDS encoding FlaD/FlaE family flagellar protein, which translates to MAVDQSQVDSILASASADDPEVKLQNLEREVELLKKSIKKLLIDIRERLNEGDNPLTVLAQGGGGEVIAGLTADDAARLEELEARVAELFEFREMVELEEEEKPKRSKKRPETDDYPEAQPAPPLPQLPNPMMPETPSASQKKESGDEKLCLQKVYHLFNWTKAAITKYGHDRLDIMLDSYRSIGYITKEAADEVKEIARIMPASLGEEHEVGADEFVSELYILNRIMEPDDTSLDRDMIAVMMERDSKKGLSKKSGLSKREEIGEEWAHLIDKI; encoded by the coding sequence ATGGCAGTAGATCAGTCTCAGGTCGACAGCATTCTGGCGAGCGCCTCCGCCGATGATCCCGAGGTGAAACTGCAGAACCTGGAGCGGGAGGTGGAGCTCCTCAAAAAGTCGATCAAGAAGCTGTTGATCGACATCAGGGAGCGGCTCAACGAGGGGGACAACCCCCTGACCGTCCTTGCACAGGGGGGGGGCGGCGAGGTGATCGCCGGCCTCACCGCAGACGATGCCGCCCGCCTCGAAGAGCTTGAGGCGAGGGTGGCAGAGCTCTTTGAGTTCCGCGAGATGGTGGAGCTTGAAGAGGAGGAGAAGCCGAAGAGATCAAAGAAGAGACCTGAGACTGACGATTACCCTGAGGCACAGCCTGCCCCTCCCCTCCCCCAGCTGCCAAACCCGATGATGCCGGAGACCCCGTCTGCCAGCCAGAAGAAAGAGTCCGGTGATGAGAAGCTCTGCCTCCAGAAAGTCTATCATCTCTTCAACTGGACGAAGGCCGCCATCACGAAATACGGCCATGATCGGCTTGATATCATGCTCGACAGCTACCGTTCCATCGGGTACATCACCAAGGAGGCGGCAGACGAGGTAAAAGAGATCGCACGGATCATGCCCGCCTCACTCGGCGAGGAGCATGAGGTCGGGGCAGACGAGTTCGTCTCAGAGCTCTATATTCTTAACCGAATCATGGAACCCGACGACACCTCACTCGATCGCGACATGATCGCCGTGATGATGGAGCGGGATTCGAAGAAGGGTCTTTCAAAGAAATCCGGGCTATCGAAGAGAGAAGAGATCGGGGAGGAGTGGGCGCACCTGATCGATAAAATATAA
- a CDS encoding flagellin produces MTSETFVTAIFLVTAIIAAGVLVNAIFPSIYQASETFVAGSHEMDDRMRTDIRIINTVLHSDDDVAYIWIKNTGVNPIQENLIPRFDIFLGKTGQYKRLTHVEGGVPDAGEWQFILHDDNGNGLWDRGETLEIIANGGVVGSGDRIVFQVVLPNGVRRSTEFAAV; encoded by the coding sequence ATGACCTCGGAGACATTTGTCACTGCCATATTTCTGGTTACCGCAATCATAGCGGCAGGTGTCCTCGTCAATGCAATCTTTCCTTCGATCTACCAGGCATCGGAGACCTTCGTTGCGGGATCGCATGAGATGGACGACCGGATGCGGACCGATATCAGGATCATCAATACCGTCCTCCATTCAGATGATGATGTCGCCTATATCTGGATCAAGAACACCGGCGTCAACCCTATCCAGGAGAATCTCATCCCCAGGTTCGATATCTTCCTTGGCAAAACCGGGCAATACAAGCGGTTGACACATGTGGAGGGGGGAGTCCCGGATGCCGGGGAATGGCAATTCATACTCCATGACGACAATGGAAACGGACTCTGGGATCGGGGGGAGACGCTTGAGATCATCGCCAACGGTGGAGTTGTCGGCTCAGGAGACAGGATCGTCTTCCAGGTAGTCCTCCCAAACGGTGTCAGAAGGAGCACTGAATTTGCTGCAGTCTGA
- a CDS encoding ATPase domain-containing protein has product MKNIYDDDEEEEVLDEDLHLDTGKEILSTGNPEIDKKIADGLPLYSMTLIEGENDTGKSVITQQITWGAMKNSFRVDLFTTENTVKSFLNQMESMSLDISQYYAWGYLRVFPLHVVGFDWDEKDMQGILGRLIRHIQQSKAEVIIIDSLTLFSEYASTDMVLTFFTNCKTLVDNGKTILITLHTYAFDEDSLVRIRSTCDAHLVMKKALIGDKYVMVMEVGKVRGARKTTGNLVSFEVHPGYGMKIIPMSFARV; this is encoded by the coding sequence ATGAAGAATATATACGACGATGACGAGGAAGAAGAGGTCCTTGATGAGGATCTTCATCTGGATACCGGAAAGGAGATCCTCTCCACCGGGAACCCGGAGATCGACAAGAAGATAGCCGACGGCCTCCCCCTCTACTCGATGACCCTCATCGAGGGGGAGAACGACACCGGCAAGAGCGTCATCACCCAGCAGATCACCTGGGGTGCGATGAAGAACTCCTTCCGGGTTGACCTCTTCACCACCGAGAATACCGTCAAGAGTTTCTTAAACCAGATGGAGTCGATGAGCCTTGACATCTCCCAGTACTATGCCTGGGGGTACCTCCGGGTCTTCCCCCTCCATGTCGTCGGCTTCGACTGGGATGAGAAGGATATGCAGGGGATCCTCGGGCGGCTCATCAGGCATATCCAGCAGAGCAAGGCAGAGGTGATCATCATCGACTCGCTCACTCTCTTCTCAGAGTATGCATCGACCGATATGGTCCTCACCTTCTTCACCAATTGCAAGACCCTTGTTGACAATGGCAAGACCATCCTGATCACACTCCACACCTATGCCTTCGATGAAGACTCCCTCGTCCGCATCCGGTCAACCTGCGATGCCCACCTTGTGATGAAGAAGGCGCTCATCGGCGACAAGTATGTGATGGTGATGGAGGTCGGAAAAGTCCGGGGTGCACGGAAGACGACCGGAAACCTGGTATCATTTGAGGTGCACCCGGGGTACGGCATGAAGATCATT